The genomic stretch CAGGCTCGATATGAGCGGGGTCTCCCCGCCCTGACCGCCGGGCACGTAAAGCCCAGCACGGTCCACGGGCAGCACGAGCTGGCCCAGTGTGGTTCCGGGGACAGGGGTGGTGATCCAGGAGTTCTGCTTCTGGCGTAGATGAAAATCGCGGATATTGGCGGCTGCTTCACGGATGATGGCCGCATCCTCTGCGGGTATCTGTTCCAGGGCGCTGGCAATGTCCTCTTTGGGGACGGCCAGTTGCGTGGACGCAAGGCTGGGGCAGTCAAACCGACGGGTGTACTCGGCAACGGCTTCGTCACCACGGTCACGAACATTGGTGAGGATGTCTCGCACCAGCGGTTCGACATTGTCCTCACCGGCATCACGGCGCGCGAGCCAGGACGTGATGGCGGTCCAGTCATCGGGTGACGTATATTCAAGAAATCTCAAAGGCATGAATGCTCTCGCATGGGTTCTGAAGTATGGTGGTGGGCTGATGAAAGCAGGATTCCCGTTTTCACGGGAATGACAGAAATACGTTCACAGCTTCTTGTCATTCCCGCGAAGGCGGGAATCCATCCACTCTTTCCGGGGAGTCGCTTTGCGCAACACAAAAAGTCTATGCCCCGAACCCCCCAAAAGTCAATTCCTTCATCAGGCGTGAAGTGCCGCCCGTGCAGTTCACCACTGATGAAGGCCTTCTGTAAATAAAAAAGGGCCGGAGTTTTGCGTCTCCGGCCCAAAGTGGCGTCAGGTGTGAAAACCCGAATTAGAACTTGTAAGAGAAGCCGACGGTGGCGAAGTAGGAAGCGTCGAGGTCGTCGTCGTTAGCATCTTCATACAGCTCGCTGGTGCCCTTGAAATAGCCCAGTTCGTTGATGGCAGCGAGGTTTTCATAAATCATGTACTTGTTGACAAAGTACAATTCCCAAGCGCTGTCTTCTTTGGTGAAGAGATTGTTGTAAGTGTCACCGGTTTCATCAAAAGCTTTGGAATCATCGCCGGTACCCCGAGCGTAAGCAATGACTAACTTGTGGGTCAGCTTTTCAACGAAGGTTATGTCGTCAAGAACCAAGCCAACAGTCCACAGGCCGGTTCCATCGCTGCCAACACCCAGGGCATCGGTTGCAAAGGAATCATAAGTGGTGCTGAAAGCGCGCACTCCGCCGATGTAGGGAGTCAGGCCCCAACCTTCAGCCAGAGTAGGCAGGTTGTTGTCTTTGTCTGCATCTTCATCTGCGCCAGTTGCGTAAGTGGTGAACAAGGTGGCGGTCAGCATGTCCATCTTGTAAGAAGCAGCCAGAGCTGCGTACCAGCCTTTGCTGGTGTAGTCGTCATTTTCTGCTTCGGCATCAAGTTCGCCATAGATCAAGTCGGCAGCAAAAGTCAACGGATCAAACATGGTCAGTTCGGCATTGGCACCGAGAACCCATACAGTCGCGTCATCAGTCCAGCCGGGCTTGGTGGTTTCAGAAACGGAAACTTTGACACCGTCGATCTCGTAAGAACCAGAATCAACCTCATTGCCATATCCGGAATTCTGGCCGATCCATGCATACCCAAAGTAGGGCGTTACACTGAATCCGTCCAAGGTGATGGGAGCGGCCAAGAAGGCCATGTCGATATCGTCCTTGTCAGAGAATGCAGCGTCATTCCAATCCGTTCCATTAAAGCTGCTGGAAACAGAGGAAGTATTGTAGTTTTTGTCGACACCGCGGGTGTAACCAACAGTCAGGCCAAACATGTCATTGATGGGAGCGCTCACAACCAGAGCGGCTGCGTCGTCTTCAAAGACAGGGTTACCGAAAACGCTAGGCAGGGCAACATACTGCAGACCGGCTTTGACGTTGATGGCGGTATCCGGGAAGTTGAAGTCTATGTAAGCGTGCTTGACTTCGATATTGCCTTTGCCGTCGGTGCCCCAATCAGCAGCAGTGCCGTCGCCCCAAACGTTGTCAATTTCCAGGCCCAAAACGGCCTTCAGGTTCTCGTTGGCAACATAGGTGAAGTAGGTGCGCATGCGCTGGGTGGTCATGTAGTTGTCACCATCCGCAACATCGGAATCGTGATCCATCAGGTTGGCTGACCACATTCCGTAAACATCCAAGTTTCCTTTCACCTTCAGTTCGGTGGCGGAAACCGTGGTGGCTACGCCGAACAGCATGGCTGCCAGCAGAGCTACGAGTGCAAAACGTTTCATGTTCTTTCTCCTTTTGCATTAAAAAAAAATCATCTGACGCCTGGAGAGTGACTACGATAGCTTCTGTCCAAAAAGCAAGCCTTTTTTGAGCCTTTTGGGCTAAAAGTATAATTTTTTTTACTGTACAGTTTTTTGGTCTTCCGCCCCGGTCTGGGAAAGATCAAGTGGATAGGCCACAACCATTGTCTTTTTCCGGGACGTGCCGGCCATGCCTGTATGCGTATTGATATTGACTACCAGATCCAGCAACCCGTCGTTGTCAAAATCGGTCAGGGCGTAGTCCGAAACCGTACCCTTGATGCGAGCCGTCTTCCACTGCAGGCTCATGCCTACTCCATCCCAGTAAAGGGCGTGGATTTCACCCTGGGGGTAGTCGCGGTAATTGGAAAAGAACTGCGCCGAAACTGAAATATTGCGGCTGATGATCATCTCGAAGCGGTTGTCTTTATCAAGGTTGGTCGGAATGGCGCGCAGCGGGATGTAGACCATGTCCTGAGGGGCTTGTTTGCCATCGGGAGCCTTTAAACCTAATGCGGCAGAATGGTATTCTATGCCCAGATTGGAGCCAGCGTAGGTTTCATCCGTCACGGTCAGCAATGCCCCGGAGGAGCTGAAGACGCGCATGCGGTCGTAATCATCAATCATAATGATCTGGTAGTCGCTTTCATGGGGGAGGAACGTCACGTTGAAAACATTTCCGCCCATGGGCAGGCTGATTGCCGGACCCAGTTCGTATTTGCCCACGGTTTTGATCATCTGATGGATTGTGCTCTCCATATATTTGATCTTGCCGACACCTTGCCCAACAAGGGTAGGAGTGAAAGCCGGGGGCATGTTCAAGACGCCAAGAAAATAGGGGATGAAGTCTTGCTGAATGGAGAATTTGTTATTTTCGAACTCAACGATGAGCGACTTTGGATCTTTGCCTATGGCTGCGGCGATGACAAGTTCCACGCGGCCGTCGCGGTTCAGATCTATGCTATTAAGACGGACATAATTGCGGCCGTTGGGCAGATTCATCTCTGCGACTTGCCGCATCTGACCTTCGGCAACCTTGTATGCGATGATTGAAGAGGATGTCATCAGGAACACTTCATTCTGTCCATCCCCGTCCCCATCACACACCACCATCCCGCGCGAAGCGAACGGCAGGGTCTGGCTGCGCCAGCGGCCCATGGAGGTGTCGGCGTCTTCGTACTTGAGGGACGGGTTGGCGTAGGCCGTGCCTGCCTTGGTTTCGTTGACGATGAGGGCTTCGTTCATGGGGGTGACCACGGGCTGGGCCTTGGCCACGGCCGTTTCGGGCTTGCCGAAGACCTGGGTGTTGATGTCCTGGGCGACCGTTTCGAGGGTCGGGATGACCTTGCTCAGCTGCGTCTGCGTGGGGCGGGGCTGGTTTGTGCCCGTGGGGTCCACGGTGTTGACGTCCAGGCTGCATTCCTGACCCATGACGGTCAGCGATCCCCAGACCAGATAGTCGACGCCCAGCGCCTGGCGGATCTTTTCGGCCGCGCCGGAATCCGCGGGCAGTTTGGTCACGGTCTTTTTGACTGTCCCTGCATCAAGGGGAGTGAAATTTTCGGGCCAGGTCAGGCGTGTGGTCAGCATGCTCTGAATGCCCTGGCTCAAATATTGATACTCCTGCGGTCCATGCACCCCAAAGGGCAGCACCGCGAAGGTCTTGGCCTCCTGGGCCAGGGCCGGGGCGGCGCAAAGAAGCAGGACGGCGAGGTTGATGAGAAGTCTCTTGAACATTGTCTCCTCCGGGAATACAGATTTCGGACTTTGTCGGTTGAATGGCTAACAATAAAGTGGTTCTTCATGGTAAGGAATCCGGGGAATGTCAACAACTGCGGTGGATGCGACGGGTTGGGTTCGGCGTCATTCCCGCGCACGTTTGCCCGGCATGGGTAGGCGGGAATCCATGATTTTGTTTTTCATCGCATCTTAACAATAACAATAGAGGTATCCATGATCTCAAGACGCGATCTTCTCTTCGGCATGGCCCGGCGCCTGCGCGAATCGGGCGGGGACAAACCCGTTTCCGGCATCGGCGCGGACATTGGCGCCGCCGATGCAGCCTATGTGCGCAAGGACTTTGGCGTCGCCCGAGACCTGTATAAGGAAGTGCTCAAGGAGAACCGCGCCCACAAGGAGGCCAGGATCAGGCAGGGCATGTGCCATTACCATCTGGGCGAATACGTGCAGGCCAAGGATCATCTGCTCATGGTCTGCAAGCAGCATCCCGGTGAATACCTGGCCTGTCTGTATCTGGGTCTGGCCTATG from Desulfomicrobium macestii encodes the following:
- a CDS encoding tetratricopeptide repeat protein, which encodes MISRRDLLFGMARRLRESGGDKPVSGIGADIGAADAAYVRKDFGVARDLYKEVLKENRAHKEARIRQGMCHYHLGEYVQAKDHLLMVCKQHPGEYLACLYLGLAYARREQLEKCMEVWKGFVDRDHIAVMREINVHRALFETGEPLTGVDVAEAVEKALSQA
- a CDS encoding FG-GAP-like repeat-containing protein, encoding MFKRLLINLAVLLLCAAPALAQEAKTFAVLPFGVHGPQEYQYLSQGIQSMLTTRLTWPENFTPLDAGTVKKTVTKLPADSGAAEKIRQALGVDYLVWGSLTVMGQECSLDVNTVDPTGTNQPRPTQTQLSKVIPTLETVAQDINTQVFGKPETAVAKAQPVVTPMNEALIVNETKAGTAYANPSLKYEDADTSMGRWRSQTLPFASRGMVVCDGDGDGQNEVFLMTSSSIIAYKVAEGQMRQVAEMNLPNGRNYVRLNSIDLNRDGRVELVIAAAIGKDPKSLIVEFENNKFSIQQDFIPYFLGVLNMPPAFTPTLVGQGVGKIKYMESTIHQMIKTVGKYELGPAISLPMGGNVFNVTFLPHESDYQIIMIDDYDRMRVFSSSGALLTVTDETYAGSNLGIEYHSAALGLKAPDGKQAPQDMVYIPLRAIPTNLDKDNRFEMIISRNISVSAQFFSNYRDYPQGEIHALYWDGVGMSLQWKTARIKGTVSDYALTDFDNDGLLDLVVNINTHTGMAGTSRKKTMVVAYPLDLSQTGAEDQKTVQ
- a CDS encoding outer membrane homotrimeric porin translates to MKRFALVALLAAMLFGVATTVSATELKVKGNLDVYGMWSANLMDHDSDVADGDNYMTTQRMRTYFTYVANENLKAVLGLEIDNVWGDGTAADWGTDGKGNIEVKHAYIDFNFPDTAINVKAGLQYVALPSVFGNPVFEDDAAALVVSAPINDMFGLTVGYTRGVDKNYNTSSVSSSFNGTDWNDAAFSDKDDIDMAFLAAPITLDGFSVTPYFGYAWIGQNSGYGNEVDSGSYEIDGVKVSVSETTKPGWTDDATVWVLGANAELTMFDPLTFAADLIYGELDAEAENDDYTSKGWYAALAASYKMDMLTATLFTTYATGADEDADKDNNLPTLAEGWGLTPYIGGVRAFSTTYDSFATDALGVGSDGTGLWTVGLVLDDITFVEKLTHKLVIAYARGTGDDSKAFDETGDTYNNLFTKEDSAWELYFVNKYMIYENLAAINELGYFKGTSELYEDANDDDLDASYFATVGFSYKF